A stretch of the Archangium violaceum genome encodes the following:
- the glgC gene encoding glucose-1-phosphate adenylyltransferase translates to MAKLLAMILAGGAGTRLEPLTRERAKPAVPFGGRYRIIDFVLSNFANSGIYRMKVLTQYKSDSLNKHLSRAWRMTAFLGHYVETVPAQMRTGMDWYKGSVDAIYQNLNIITDEEPDYIFAFGADHVYRMDCQQMLDFHIDRKATCTVAAIPVPIEEGKDFGIIDVGPDGRMKGFVEKPKNPPPMPGNPKMCLASMGNYLFSTDLLVKEVVRDAADESSAHDFGKSIISELYKREPVYVYDFARNVVVGQEEKERGYWRDVGNIDTYYQSNMDLVEVDPIFNLYNDRWPIYTQPNNFPPAKFVFADRENHRVGHSTDSLVSEGCIISGGHVHRSVLSPKVRVNSFSEVQDSILFENVTIGRRCRIRRAIIDKNVEIPPGMTIGYDLEEDRRRFHVTPGGVVVIPKGMKVA, encoded by the coding sequence ATGGCCAAACTGCTGGCAATGATCCTCGCAGGGGGCGCCGGAACCCGGCTGGAACCCCTCACCCGTGAACGCGCCAAGCCGGCTGTTCCCTTCGGCGGGCGCTACCGCATCATCGACTTCGTCCTCTCCAACTTCGCCAATTCCGGCATCTACCGGATGAAGGTGCTGACGCAGTACAAGAGTGACTCGCTCAACAAGCACCTGTCCCGGGCCTGGCGGATGACGGCCTTCCTGGGCCACTACGTGGAAACCGTCCCGGCCCAGATGCGGACCGGCATGGACTGGTACAAGGGCAGCGTCGACGCCATCTACCAGAACCTCAACATCATCACCGACGAGGAGCCGGACTACATCTTCGCCTTCGGCGCGGACCACGTCTACCGGATGGACTGCCAGCAGATGCTGGACTTCCACATCGACCGGAAGGCGACCTGCACCGTGGCGGCCATCCCCGTGCCCATCGAGGAGGGCAAGGACTTCGGCATCATCGACGTGGGCCCGGACGGACGGATGAAGGGCTTCGTGGAGAAGCCCAAGAATCCCCCGCCCATGCCCGGCAACCCGAAGATGTGCCTGGCCTCCATGGGCAACTACCTCTTCTCCACCGACCTGCTGGTGAAGGAGGTGGTGCGCGACGCCGCGGACGAGTCGAGCGCCCATGATTTCGGCAAGTCCATCATCAGCGAGCTGTACAAGCGCGAGCCGGTGTACGTGTACGACTTCGCGCGCAACGTCGTCGTCGGCCAGGAGGAGAAGGAGCGCGGCTACTGGCGGGACGTGGGGAACATCGACACCTACTACCAGTCCAACATGGACCTGGTGGAGGTGGACCCCATCTTCAACCTCTACAATGACCGCTGGCCCATCTACACCCAGCCCAACAACTTCCCGCCGGCCAAGTTCGTCTTCGCCGACCGGGAGAACCACCGGGTGGGCCACTCCACGGACTCGCTGGTGAGCGAGGGCTGCATCATCTCCGGCGGCCACGTGCACCGCTCGGTGCTCTCACCCAAGGTGCGCGTCAACTCGTTCTCCGAGGTGCAGGACTCCATCCTCTTCGAGAACGTCACCATCGGGCGGCGCTGCCGCATCCGCCGCGCCATCATCGACAAGAACGTGGAAATCCCCCCCGGGATGACCATCGGGTACGACCTGGAAGAGGACCGGCGCCGCTTCCACGTCACGCCGGGTGGCGTGGTCGTCATCCCCAAGGGGATGAAGGTCGCCTGA